The Callospermophilus lateralis isolate mCalLat2 chromosome 3, mCalLat2.hap1, whole genome shotgun sequence genome has a segment encoding these proteins:
- the LOC143393851 gene encoding dehydrogenase/reductase SDR family member 7-like isoform X2 yields MVVWVTGASSGIGEELAYQLSKLGVSLVLSARRVHELERVKRKCLGNGNLKEKDIFVLPFDLANRSSHEVATKAVLQKFGRIDVLVNNAGKAHSSLIVDTKMDFFKELIELNYLGTVSLTKCVLPHMIERKQGKIVIVNSLVGSVPIPVSSGYCASKHALQGFIHSLQIELIKHPGIIASNICPGPVHSNITKNMLTEEVTKTVDHNKTQVRQMATSRCVQLMLVAMANNLKEVWIGEQPYLLVVYLWQYVPTLAWWIIYKFWEKRIDLFKNGVDFSKTKYK; encoded by the exons ATGGTGGTGTGGGTGACTGGAGCATCCAGTGGGATTGGCGAGGAGCTGGCTTACCAGCTGTCTAAACTGGGAGTTTCTCTTGTGTTGTCAGCCAGAAGAGTGCATGAGCTGGAGAGGGTGAAAAGAAAATGCCTAG GCAATggcaatttaaaagaaaaagatatatTCGTTTTGCCCTTTGACCTGGCTAACAGAAGTTCCCATGAGGTGGCAACCAAAGCTGTTCTCCAGAAGTTTGGTAGG atTGATGTTCTGGTCAACAATGCTGGAAAAGCACACTCTTCTTTGATTGTGGATACCAAGATGGATTTCTTCAAGGAGCTAATTGAGCTTAACTACTTAGGAACAGTGTCCTTGACAAAATGTGTCCTACCTCACATGATTGAGAGGAAACAAGGAAAGATAGTTATTGTGAATAGCCTTGTGGGCTCTGTACCTATACCAGTATCCAGTGGATATTGTGCCAGCAAGCATGCTCTTCAG GGtttcatacatagcctccaaATTGAACTTATCAAACATCCAGGCATAATAGCTTCTAACATTTGTCCAGGACCTGTCCATTCAAATATTACAAAGAATATGCTAACTGAAGAAGTCACAAAG acTGTCGACCATAATAAGACTCAGGTGCGCCAAATGGCTACTAGTCGTTGTGTACAGCTGATGTTAGTTGCCATGGCTAACAATTTGAAAGAAGTTTGGATTGGAGAACAACCTTACTTGTTGGTGGTATATTTGTGGCAATATGTGCCAACGTTGGCCTGGTGGATAATCTACAAGTTCTGGGAGAAAAGGATTGATCTCTTTAAGAATGGTGTG
- the LOC143393851 gene encoding dehydrogenase/reductase SDR family member 7-like isoform X1, whose amino-acid sequence MSWSLLLALCALLLLLVKLLCFLCADGDLTLMWSEWLGRRPEQELTDMVVWVTGASSGIGEELAYQLSKLGVSLVLSARRVHELERVKRKCLGNGNLKEKDIFVLPFDLANRSSHEVATKAVLQKFGRIDVLVNNAGKAHSSLIVDTKMDFFKELIELNYLGTVSLTKCVLPHMIERKQGKIVIVNSLVGSVPIPVSSGYCASKHALQGFIHSLQIELIKHPGIIASNICPGPVHSNITKNMLTEEVTKTVDHNKTQVRQMATSRCVQLMLVAMANNLKEVWIGEQPYLLVVYLWQYVPTLAWWIIYKFWEKRIDLFKNGVDFSKTKYK is encoded by the exons ATGAGCTGGAGTTTGCTGCTGGCACTGTGTGCACTGCTCCTGCTTCTGGTGAAGCTGCTGTGCTTCCTGTGTGCTGATGGCGACCTGACTCTGATGTGGTCAGAGTGGCTGGGGCGACGACCAG AACAGGAGCTGACGGACATGGTGGTGTGGGTGACTGGAGCATCCAGTGGGATTGGCGAGGAGCTGGCTTACCAGCTGTCTAAACTGGGAGTTTCTCTTGTGTTGTCAGCCAGAAGAGTGCATGAGCTGGAGAGGGTGAAAAGAAAATGCCTAG GCAATggcaatttaaaagaaaaagatatatTCGTTTTGCCCTTTGACCTGGCTAACAGAAGTTCCCATGAGGTGGCAACCAAAGCTGTTCTCCAGAAGTTTGGTAGG atTGATGTTCTGGTCAACAATGCTGGAAAAGCACACTCTTCTTTGATTGTGGATACCAAGATGGATTTCTTCAAGGAGCTAATTGAGCTTAACTACTTAGGAACAGTGTCCTTGACAAAATGTGTCCTACCTCACATGATTGAGAGGAAACAAGGAAAGATAGTTATTGTGAATAGCCTTGTGGGCTCTGTACCTATACCAGTATCCAGTGGATATTGTGCCAGCAAGCATGCTCTTCAG GGtttcatacatagcctccaaATTGAACTTATCAAACATCCAGGCATAATAGCTTCTAACATTTGTCCAGGACCTGTCCATTCAAATATTACAAAGAATATGCTAACTGAAGAAGTCACAAAG acTGTCGACCATAATAAGACTCAGGTGCGCCAAATGGCTACTAGTCGTTGTGTACAGCTGATGTTAGTTGCCATGGCTAACAATTTGAAAGAAGTTTGGATTGGAGAACAACCTTACTTGTTGGTGGTATATTTGTGGCAATATGTGCCAACGTTGGCCTGGTGGATAATCTACAAGTTCTGGGAGAAAAGGATTGATCTCTTTAAGAATGGTGTG